The following nucleotide sequence is from Pochonia chlamydosporia 170 chromosome 4, whole genome shotgun sequence.
GGCCTCTACATCAACATCACGCTAGTAGACTATGTACGCAACATTATTAACCTCAACCGAGTTGATAGCCAATGGACACTGGATCCGCGACAAGAGATGGGGGTTGCCAAAGGCACTTCCAAAGGCTCGGAAAGTGGCGTCGGGAATGTCGTCTCGGCCGAGTTCAACCTTTGCTACCGCTGGCACTCTTGCATTTCCGAGATGGACGACAAATGGATCCAAGACTTTTATGCCCAGCTTTTGGGTGACAATCCCGGCGAGTTGAATCTACAAACTCTGATTAAAGCTGTCAAAAGATTTGAGATGTCTATTCCAGAAGATCCTGCGGAGCGTACCTTTGGAGGGTTCACCCGTGGTGCTGATGGATGCTTCAACGATGACGAGCTGGTCAATGCCATCTCTACAGCGATTGAACAACCTGGTGGTGCCTTTGGAGCACAGAATGTGCCTCGCACCATGAAGCCGGTTGAGATGTTGGGTATCATTCGTGGCCGCAAGTGGAATCTCTCGGGTCTGAATGAGTTCCGCAAGCACTTTGGACTGAAGCCATACGACACATTTGAAGAGATTAATTCCGACCCTGGTGTTGCGGATGCTCTTCGAAATCTGTACCAGCACCCCGACCATGTTGAATTGTACCCGGGTATCGTggctgaagaaggcaagaCTCCCATGGTTCCTGGTGTGGGAATTGCTCCCACCTATACCATCTCCAGAGTGGTGCTTTCTGATGCTGTCTCTCTGGTCCGTGGAGACAGACACTATACAACAGACTATCATCCTGGCTACTTGACCCAATGGGGATTCAATGAGGCAAACTACGACTTTGACATCAACCATGGGTGCGTTTTCTACAAGCTGTTCATTCGTGCGTTCCCCAACCACTTCAGATACAATTCGGTCTACGCACACTATCCAATGGTCACGCCACCTGAGAACCGCAAAATTCTCACAAATATCAAGCGCGTGGATCGCTTCGACTTTAGCAGACCTACGCACACCGGTCCTCGAATAAACATTACCTCATACGGTGCGGCCAAGCACATCCTCACAAACCAGGACAAATACAAGGTTGTATATGAGGAGGGCTTCCGATACCTATTCGGGTCAGTTGGCAGCAAGTTTATGCTCTCTGGCGATGAGCCTGCTCACGCAGAGCAGCGTAAGCTTATGCAATCCCTGTTGTACAAAGATGGTTGGAAGGCATCTATGAAGAATTTCTATGCCTCGATTGCAAAGAGACTTTTTGCTGAGAAGTCTTACAAGATTGCTGGCAAGACACAAGTCGACCTCATTCGTGATATTGGCAACCGAGCTCACACGCACTTTGCTGCAAGATTGCTCAACCTGCCACTGAAGTCGAGCGAGAACCCCAAGGGCGTCTTTTCAGAGCAAGAGCTGTACAATATTCTAGCAATCATTTTTGTTTGCACCTTTTCTGACATTGACCCTGTCGAATCGTTCGCTGTGCGACAGAAGGCCAAGGAATTGACTCAACAACTGGGTCAGGTTGTTGAGACTAATGTCAAGTTGACCAAGTCTCTGGGACTTCGTGGCCTTTATACTGGCCCTGCCCCCAAGAATGATCTTCTCTCTCAGTATGgtgtcaatcttgtcaagGCGCTGGCAAAGACAGGACTCAGCGCACACGATATTGCATGGAGTCAGATTCTACCCCTTGCGGCAGGTATGGTGCCTAACCAGGCCATGGTGGTAAGTTGATGCCGATAACTAAGCCGGTTCCTTTCAAGTTGAATACTAATCCATGGGCCATGTAGTTTGCCCAAGCCGTCGATTGGTACCTCTCTCCAGAAGGCCAAGTACACATCCCCGAAATCCAACGCCTGGCGCTCGCCGAACCGAATGAAGCAAATGAtgccctcctcctcggctaTGCCATGGAAGGTGTCCGGCTAGCTGGTGCGTTTGGCACCTACCGCCAGGCTGCTACCGCCGACGCCATCAAGGAAGACGACGGGCGGGAGATCCGAATCGAAGCCGGTGACCGTATCTTTGTGTCGCTCGTCTCGGCGGCCCGTGAGGAAGCCTACTTCCCTGAAGCAAGTACCGTCAACCCACGACGACCGATCGAGTCCTACATCCACTACGGCGCAGGACCACATGCGTGCCTGGGCAAGGAGATCAGCCAGGTGGCATTGGTAGAATTGTTCCGCGCACTGTTTAGGAAGAAGGGGTTAAAGAGAGTTCCTGGCGCGCTCGGCGAGCTGAAGAAGGTTCCTGGACCGGATGGCTTCTTCGTATACATGACGGAGGATTGGGGCGGCGTCTCGCCATTCCCCACGAGTATGAAGATAACTTGGGATAATGAGTAGGCGACGCGACTAGAATTCCTGGCTGGGTTGTTTGATTGAGATTTATTATATACCAAATTGTGTAGGGTCAATTTATTAATAAAGTATGTCACGAATATGTTGATATGGTTAAGACGAGCTTGACGTTCCTTTCTGGGCGCAGGAATAGCACAActccaacatttgaactctGACCTGCCCAGCAGTTTCTCTGTACATTTGCTCAGAAGGTGCATGGAATAACTAAACATAAAATACGAACCCCGCAATGACCTGCAAGCTCGCTTGAAACCATGTAAGCACTATGCCTACTTTATTATGATGCAGCCAACTACCATTATGGGATTGGCCGATATGGTATGCGAAACAAGACAACACGACCAACATCTCGTATTTGGCCAGTCTGGCCCATAGTGTGCCTGGTAAGGCGTGCCTGCAATGTGAGGGAAGGAAGACACGCGAGGTACTTAACTCAGATGCGTCTGCAATTTTCTAACTAAACAACGAAATATAAACGCCACTGAAACAACAACATGATTATGTTGACTTTGATTCCCCGCCATCCATTTGTCGAATTGTGCCTTGCAAGGACAAGTGATTCCTGAGCGGATTGGTGACGCGAAGTTGTCGGCGTTGACTCTCAAAATGGACACGTTGATAGGAAACCAACTCTGCAATGTCACATTTGCACCATCCGTCATTACACTTCCCGCGTCAATAGGCTTGTTGCTCTTGGCACCTGTGAGGATTTTTCAGCTTCGAAATGAGTCGGTCAAAGTGTCCTTTGGCAAACTGGCGTATGCCAAACTGGTGAGTTTTTCACCAATTGGAACTTGGAAAGCTCAGATGAGTTGATGATATACAGACATTTTCGTCATTTCTGGTGCTTTTGAAACTAGCACAGCTTGTTGTTACTGTCTGGACAGGTTTCCAAAGGCGGGTTGAGTTGCTTAGCCTCTGTGCATCCTTGATCGCGAGTGTCCTGCTCGTGCGGCTATCTCTCGCGGAGCATAGACAGTCAATAAATccatcgaccttgacggcAGTCTATTTATTGGTAGTGCTGTGTGGTAATATGATtgctggcagccaagaactTGTATCGTCTCAGCGCTTCAACAGTCGCATTCTCTCCAAGGCGTTATGGTGTGCTGAGGTCTTAACTCAGCTGGTCCTTTTGGTCCTTGAGTCCCAGAACAAAGTCAAGGCTACACTCTCCCCTTACAAAAGCACTCCGCctgaagatgctgctggAATGTTTAGCCGAACGTTCTGGTGGTGGCTTATGGATTTGCTGGCGGCAGGAAAGCACAGCAACTTGAGAATAAGTGACACCCCACGACTGAGTGAATCGCTGCAGCCGAGACTTGCGCGAACGGGTATACTACAAGCATGGAATAAGAGAGGTGCGTAGAGATTCCGTTGGAAGCATCACCTTTGCTGACATGACTGTGTAGCTAAGTCTGACGATGGTTATGTACTACTAAAGGTAGTGGCAGGCAGTTTGACCAAGCCACTGTTGTCGCCAATCATCCCACGAGTTTTCGTGACAATATTTCGATGCAGTCAGCCGATCATCATAGCCCGTGCGATCACATTCGTGACGAATAATCAGGATGGTGACATAGACTCATGCGAAGCGTTCAAGATATTCTTTGCTGCAGTGACTGTATATTTTGGACTTGCTGTAAGTGCTGTCCATTTATGTATCGACATCTGCTAACTGACGAACACAGATATCGAATTCGATGTATGTACATCGGCTGAACAGACTCGAAGTGCTTATACGAGCCTCCCTTGTGAACCTTGTTTACGAAAAGTCACTGAACCTCAGCCACGATGGGGCCGACGCCGGTCGAGTGGTCACGATTATGAGCACAGATATCGACAGTGTGACTGATATGGGCAGACTTCTTCATGCAAGCTGGGGCCAGCTCTTTGAACTTGTGGgtggtttggtgttgttggcaaaagaggTAGGCTGGCTGTTTCCAGTGCCGGTGGTTACCATCTTTAGTGAGTACTAAACAAAACTTTCGACTGTATAAATTACGGGAGTCTAACGTTTTCTTGTGAAGTTGCCTCTCGAATGAGTCGTTTCGTTGCCCAGAACGTACGTTCTCGAACCAAGACTTGGAATGACGCCACGCAAGCTAGAATATCGACACTGAGCTCTATCCTCGGATCAATGCGTGGCGTGAAAGCAATGGGTCTATCTGATGCTATCAAAAAGCACGTAGAGAACTTACGTGGAAAAGAGATTGATGGCTCCAAGCACGTTAGATGGATGCAGGTGGCTTACAATGCAAGTGGTAAGTTTGCCTCGACAACGTGTGTGTCTAGAGAATTGCGCTAATACGCACAagcaaatgccaatggcatCTTTACTCCTGTCATTACTGTCGTGTTGTATGCGatcttggctgcctcgagAGGCGTGCCTCTTGACACCAAGACGGCCTTTACCACTGTAGCAATTCTGCTTCTGGTAACGCACCCGGCGAATATGATCATGACAATTGTACCTAGAGTTATTGGCTCTTTGGGAAATGTTGATCGAATTCAGTCGTTTTTGCTTGAGTCACCACGGGTTGACTCTAGGAAGATTATTCATGATGACAATTATCCTACTGAACGAGAGATTGAGACTGGCATACGTCTTGACGATGTGACGATCAGATTTAGTAAGAAGGCTGCTCCAACACTCAGCAATATCGATTTGGATCTTCCCAAACACTCTATTACGATATGCGGCGGCCCTACTGGATGTGGGAAAACCACACTGGCCAAAGCAATATTGGGCGAAGTCTCTCCGACACAAGGTGTGGTAACAGTCTCTTCGTCGCGTATTGCGTATTGCGACCAGCGGGCTTGGGTTCCAACTGGCACCATTCGACAAATTATTTGTGCTTTTGCAGACGTAGTGGATGAGAAACTGTACAAAGAGGCGTTGAGAATCTGCTGTCTTGATCATGATCTTCAAAGGCTGCCTGATGGGAATGAGACTGTAGTTGGAAGCAGGGGGTTTAACCTCTCTGgaggtcaaaggcaacgaCTGGTAAGGCTGAGGTGGCCTTTAAACTAAGACGATGATTATTGACCTTGACTAGGCTTTGGCTCGCATGGTGTACTCTGGAGCGAGTATTGCCATACTAGATGATCCGTTTAGCGCTCTGGACGGAACAACTGAGAGCAAAGTAGTCAAGAACTTGCTAGGTAGAGAAGGGTGGTTTCGAAAGGCGAAAGTGACTACTTTTCTTATCACCAACGCAGGTTAGTGGCCCGATTCCTGACTATGCAAGTCCCTGAACATTCCTAATTCAGTGAGAGCAGCGCAGCACTTTCAATATGCGGATCGAGTTGTTCTTCTGAACAATTCGCGAGTTGCCATGCAGGGCGACTGGAGGACCCTGAAGAATCATTCTTCAGAGATGCAAAAGTTTAGTTTCCAAGAAACCGACTCCCCAAATGTTGAATCAAAGAGCAAGGTTGTGAATGGCACCTCGAAGCAAGCCGAGAAGGACGCAGAACAAGATTTGGGTCGCCGCGTTGGAGACTTGTCCCTCTATAGTGAGTTTATACCACCATGGGTAAGGCACATGCTGACATTTGCATCTTTTAGGTTACTACATCCGGTCTGTCGGGATCTGGAACTTCTTACTGCTGGTAGCATGCACTGCTTTATTCACCCTCAACATTTTTACTACTTACTGGTTTAAGTTGTGGACGGAGAGTGATGGAAACCACACGCTCTACTACATTTCGGGATATGTTTTGTTGACATTCATTGCTTGGGCTGCTACTAGCGCGAACTTATGGTGAATAAGGGATGGCAATTGCGTGATATAAGTCATTTCTGACAGCCTTACAGGAGCACTTATATTCTTCTGGCGCCAAGATCGGGACGATTGCTCCATCAATCACTGCTAGAAACGACTATTGCGTGAGTGCACACTGACATATTACCTCATATGCAACAACTAATTCAGAAAAGAGCACCACTACAGTACTTTTCTTCTACGGATGTGGGAGTTATTCTAAACAGGTATTCCACGCAAAACTTGTGGGAGTCAATGCTTCTGCTAACTGCAACCAGATTCAGCAAAGATATCTCGCTTGTAGACAGACAACTCCCTTCCGCATTGTCGGCTCTGTGTGCTCGTAGGTATTGCAAAATTTCAATAAGCTGAATAATGTCCTAACGATGCTTAGAAATCTTCAAAATGCTGCTTCAGATCATACTCCTGGCTCAGGTTCAACGTCCCCTGCTGGCCGCCCTCCCAGTTTGCACACTGGTAGTGTATTTAGTGCAGAAAGTATACCTGCGAACGTCCCGTCAACTTCGTGTTTTGGAGCTAGAATCCCACTCTTCTCTGAATTCCTGGTTTCTTGAAACCGTATGTTGCTGATAACAGGTTATCCGCAAGAGTTACTGACGTTTTGTAGACCGAGGGTCTGCTCTCGATTCGAGCATTCAACTGGATCAAACCCGCGACAGATAAAAACCTCGAGAATCTTGAAACGTCTATCAGGCCTGCCTATTCACTCGCTTCGCTGCAATGTTGGCTCAGCCTTATGCTTGATCTTATCGTCAGCTGCATTGCTGTGGGCATAATTTTCATTGCAGCGGCGTGGAGGAGCGAAACGTCCCCTGGGAATATTGGTGTCTCTCTGAACCTGATTCTTATAGCTAATACGACACTCCAAAGACTTGTTGAATCATTTACGCAGCTTGAAGTTTCTCTTGGGGCTATTGCTCGACTTAAAGAAGTTGAGATGACGACACCGAAGGAGGACAAGGCAGGCGAGGATCAAGTCCCGGAGTCGTCTTGGCCAGAAACAGGTCGCTTGACATTGAGTAAATTTAGTGCGGGATACGGGTATGCTTGTGGATTACACCAAACAAACAATATGAAGGACCATACTGAAATTTCCCAGTGACGGGCATATGGTTCTGAAAGATCTTAATCTGACCGTTGAAGAAGGTAGAAAACTCGTGATCTGCGGTCGCACTGGCAGGTATGATGTCCATATATCTGAGGAGTATCCGCTTGCTGATAATGTCACAGTGGGAAGACTACTATTGTTTTGGGGCTTCTGCGTCTCATAGAAAGCTCCGGAAGTGTCGAGATTGATCAACACCCACTGTCCCGAATTCCTCGAAACCTAGTCAGAAGTCGGGCCTTCATCACAGTCCCACAAGAACCCTTCTTCCTACCTGATGCGTCCCTCCGCTTCAACTTGGACCCGGACGGTCTAGCTTCAGAGGAAATGCTTCGTGGCGCTCTTCAAAACGTGGGAATCTGGGATGCCGTGTGCGGTATAAGTCGCGGCATCGAATTGGATCCTCTTTCTCAGCCTGTTTCGAACCTACAGGCACTGTCTGTTGGCCAACTTCAACTCGTATCTATGGCAAGCGCCGTATTAAAGAAGAATATACTGAGCCAAGGGTTGGAATATGCCGACTTTGGGAGTGACACGCTGTCTCCGAAACCTATACTCCTTTTGGATGAAGCAACCTCGTCTTTGGATACCACCACAGAAGAGGTTATTTACAACATAATCGAGAATGAGTTTGTTGCATGCGGTTATACAGTTGTTATTGTTGCGCATAGAATAAGTGTTTTGGCAAAGACTATGCGTCCTGGAAAGGACAAGGTGGCGTGGTTGCAGGATGGGCGAGTTGTCAAGGTCGGAGATTACGACGAGATTGCTCAGCTTGCGACTTCGGGTGTAGGGGATGAGGAATAAGCAAAATATCTAGATAAACATGTACAGATCCAAACGACCGAACCACCCTTGATTAAGTTGATGTATCGAGCTGGCGTTATGAGAGCATGAGGAATTGCCGAGAGCTGACTTATTACATCTCACCGAGCACATCGAGAGCCTACCAACAGGACAATTCTCATGTATTTCAAGCAAAAGTAGACAGAGTTGGTGAACGTCTCAAATAAATCTCCGCAAAGACGGAAACATATCCAGACAGAACTTCGCCACCCCAAACGACCCATATACATTAACAgctccaacaacaacagtCATAACAGAAGGTCCAAGCCATCTCCACACAGAATTAGTAGCCAGGGCATCATTATTCCCTCCATAACCCAAGAATCGATCAAAAGCTATTTCAGGAAGAATGCTGACAAGCATGTGCACGAGAAACGCACCGTACGAGTATTTGGCCTGAAAGAGACTGGAGCTTGCGGGCTTGTTATACCAAGCGGCGAAATACTTGACAAACGCAGGGCAGAGAAGTACGAAAGAAAACTCATTCCAGAAGGCATAGATGACGGCGGGATAGTTCCATCCTCCGCTGACGTCAGTAAGCGAATTGGCAACCCAGTTTTCGGCGGTGTCGCGGAATAAGTATGGTAGCCAGACTAGTGGTAATGTTGTGAGAGATACAAGTGTagcggtgatgatggagcgAGTAGAGCTGTCGGACTTGTTATGTAGTGAGCCGCCAGACTCGGTGTCCGTCTCCTCTTGATCTGTGTCATCCAGTGTGAACGGACTGATGAAAGAGGTACCGTATCTCCATGAAGCGTGTCCCATGGTGTATGCCAATACATATTGCGCACCGTGAGCTGGTTGTAGTGCTGTGATTGGCAAGTTTGTCCCGACAGGATAGTACAGCCGGACAAAGAAGCTGACAACGGCAGCTCCAATCCATCCATAATTGGCGAGCAACGTGTACCAAGAGGGGGGTTTTGGACTGCTGTTTTCGAATATCTGCGTTTCGGTCTTTTCATCCGCCGTGCTTGGAGTTTCAACTGCCGGGGCGACAAACGCAGTTATAGCATCCATCAATAATAAGTTGGTTGTGTACCAAACTGGCCCGCGGACGCTACGCATCGTCGAGAAATACCCAGCAAGTTGCCCTGAAATAGAGGAATAAGTCCATTCCTTAAGAGGAATGAGACTAATAAAAGGTTGAACCAGGAAAGAGTACACAACAGCGACGAGCCCCAACCTCAGCACCTTGCTCTTCATGAAAGACCATCTTGTTCGATTGGGGTCTCGGTCTATACGCTCAAGCGACTGAGCCGACATGCGTCCAGATATCCAAAAGAAGAGGCCCATGAAGAATGATTGATTGAAAGCAGCTGAGATGGTTAGAGGAATTTCCGCTCCCGGAAATGCCAGTCTGGTTATTGTCGATTTGAACGGCGTTCCTCCTGGCGCTCCATATGCGACGGCGGTGTGGTGAACGACCACAAGGCCGGTTAGAAAGGTTCGTAGATTGTCGAAGTCATGGCGACGGAGGGAGATTATGTTGTTTGAAGTGGCACTCATGATGGTTTATGAAGTTCAGTCTTCATTGCGTTGACGTTATGTTTTGTTTGCCCCTCGTGAAAATTGAGCTTATGGAAGAGATTCAGGATCGGTCAGCCACATAACTGGAAAAGGTACCCGTTGAATCTGACTTCGGGCCGAACAGCCGCCTGGTTATTTATAGAATTGTTAGAGTTTCAGGAATCATGATTACGGTTCTTGTTACCGTTTCCGCAAAGAATGCGGCAACCGACGTGTTGAATTGGATACTCTTGTTTATTTGCACATCAATACAAAACCAGTGTTTAAGCCGGTTTCAATCTCAAAGCAGTCATCCCAGATACCATCGTCACTTCAACCTCCCTATTGCGACACGATGAAAGCATCGTCAACGTAAAGTGTCGAACCCCCAGCTGTTATCACCACGTCGTTGTTTCCACCCTGGTCAACCGCCTTCACAGACTTTCCATCCAAtacagccttggcctttcCATGGTCATCAATGATAACCTCCAAAATATGCCAGTACCCAACATGCGCTGCAACGATGCCATCCAAAGTCACGACGTACTTGCCGACCTGAACCGTTGCCGCCCGTCCACTAACCGCAGTGAATAGTAACCCTACATCAAACCGGACACCAGTAGCAGAAGCTTGATAAGAACGCGTCAATCGACCACCCGCATCAATTCGACCCGACTTTCCCAAATCTCCCGCAGGATCAGGCACAACGGAAACCTGACCGGTGGTGGTCCATCCTTCGGTGGTGCCTTGGTCGAAATTGCTAATCCACTGAGGTGTTTGAGTAGCCTTGCCGCTGTAAAAGCCCAggtttttgttcttgttcgtAGGGTTGCCAAAGAAGTCTCTTGATATGTCGCCGTCCACAGCTACGGCAGAGTTCAGAGCAGGCGAGCCACCAAGCAAGAGATAGGCGTTCGGATCCTTCAACCCTGGTGCTGCGAGAAACGGGTCGCTCGTGCTGGTATTAGTGGCGCCGGGATATGAGTTAATGGCGCCGCGCATAATGTTGTTGTCGATTTTGAATAGAGAACTGTCGAGCTGCCATGTACCCTTTCCAGAGCCAAATTTTTGtatgatgttgttggtgaagagCACATCTAGCTTCAGATTCTGCTTCAGTGGAGCGTGGAcaatgttggagttgatTCCATCGCCAATTACAATGGTATTCTTGTAAAACTTGCCCCCAACGAGATTACCAGAACACACTTGGATTACTCGTGCCCGATCATTTACTGACAGGTTGTAGCGGATAGTGAAATTGGTAGTTGGTTTGTCGTACGGGCATAAGAGGAAAAATCCTCCTTCGTTGTCGTGAGATACATTATACTCATATACAGTTCCAGACGAGGAGTGGTCCACGTCGTAAGACATACCTGTGGTGAGTTTAGTACGTCGAGACCTAGATCAAGCCTTGCCACCAGGAAAAGGAATCCTACAAAGACTTACCATCGTTTGTAGTTTTGCCTCCCGAAACAGTGTTATATCGAAACAAAGTGCCGTCCGCATTTGCCGTCCAAAAGCCCGCACTAACACCACCATTGTTGAGATTGAACACATGAAGACGGTTATGCTCTACCACGGCATCAGTATTGCCGTGAACTACAATTCCATCTCCACCAATATTGAACAAGCGGTTGTTGCGGACCCTCAAACCCGTCGATGCCTGCCAGTTCTGAAAACATAGCTTACGCCAAAatgcggccatggcatctcTGCGGCACCAATTCGACCAAGTGTAGATTCCTTGACGGCTCACATCCCGAAGGATGTTGTCTTCAATGAGTGTATCACGAAAATATGTAGGCGTGTTGTTgccagcagcttcaatgATGATGCCCCCCGAAGCGCCGGAATACTTGCCAACAGCCCGATCACCACCACTGGTAGACGGCATGCGGCCCTGTACATCGTGGATATACAGCCGTCGTATTGTGAGGCCCTTGACTTCGCCCGAGTCCTGGGCATAGACGTAAACACCTCGGCGTGCCGTCTTATTGCTTCCTGGGTTGGTAATTTCCAAATCCTGGAGTGTGACGTATGAAGTTCCTTGCACCAAGACACTATTGAGATCACTGGGTTTGGCAGTAATAATTGGCAAAGGAAACTTCGCATCGCCATATGAACCGATAGTGATTGGGGCACTCTGCGAACCGCTGCTCTTGACTGTCAAGGTCTCGTTGAAGTGTGTGCCTCTTTTGAGGAGAACATTATCCCCAGGTTTGAGAGACAACTTGTCGAGTTCTGCCAGAGTATTGAAAGGCGATGACTGCTGACCATTGCCGTTATTGGCAGCAGAGCCGTCAAAGTAATAGTTTGATGCCGCAATGCGAGATGGAAAAGCTGCTGCCAGCAAGAACGTCCAAAGAAGAGGCTTCATTGTGAACCAACTCGATAGATTTGCTTCTCCGGCTACAACCATGAGGAACTGGAGAGACATCCAATCCATTCATGATGAAAGCAGTCGAGTCGCACATCTTAAATGCTcatgtcaatgccattgagTTTGACAACCACGTGGACAAGTTGGATCAACCCCGCCAATTCTAGTCAATTGACCTGCCTGATGGATTATACCTTCGCTTGGATCCGAAAGCTCAGCCCAATAATATGAGTTTCGTGACATTTCTATCCACTTTTGATGTTCTCGCGTAAATACGGGGGGAAACTACGCAATGCTTGGCCCTTGGAGGCGATGGGGCCG
It contains:
- a CDS encoding linoleate diol synthase (similar to Coccidioides immitis RS XP_001247708.1) — protein: MSPGVESKGESAANGAQNGNYTNSTQENGHHAQGKDASTKAAQPAHAQTPGQKKTSSIGTLMQLRKASQRPLPTERRDGTYRTTLRRPGIMQDLKSFGMGDLKTLRDIVSAKLKGQTLQDDKTMIMERTIQLVATMPDKSKRQEILTNSFIDQLWNSLDHPPLLYMGDEYKYRQPDGANNNPLMPKLGAARTPYSRTCKPGPANMGALPDPEAIYEAVMARDGFKKNPNNVSSILWYWATIVIHDLFWTNAKDPNQNDSSSYLDLSPLYGNSKEACDSIRTFKEGKIKPDTFADRRLIGNPPGVCILLVMFNRFHNHVVTTLAAINEGNRFAKPAPSLEGDALAAAWKKYDEDLFQTARLVTSGLYINITLVDYVRNIINLNRVDSQWTLDPRQEMGVAKGTSKGSESGVGNVVSAEFNLCYRWHSCISEMDDKWIQDFYAQLLGDNPGELNLQTLIKAVKRFEMSIPEDPAERTFGGFTRGADGCFNDDELVNAISTAIEQPGGAFGAQNVPRTMKPVEMLGIIRGRKWNLSGLNEFRKHFGLKPYDTFEEINSDPGVADALRNLYQHPDHVELYPGIVAEEGKTPMVPGVGIAPTYTISRVVLSDAVSLVRGDRHYTTDYHPGYLTQWGFNEANYDFDINHGCVFYKLFIRAFPNHFRYNSVYAHYPMVTPPENRKILTNIKRVDRFDFSRPTHTGPRINITSYGAAKHILTNQDKYKVVYEEGFRYLFGSVGSKFMLSGDEPAHAEQRKLMQSLLYKDGWKASMKNFYASIAKRLFAEKSYKIAGKTQVDLIRDIGNRAHTHFAARLLNLPLKSSENPKGVFSEQELYNILAIIFVCTFSDIDPVESFAVRQKAKELTQQLGQVVETNVKLTKSLGLRGLYTGPAPKNDLLSQYGVNLVKALAKTGLSAHDIAWSQILPLAAGMVPNQAMVFAQAVDWYLSPEGQVHIPEIQRLALAEPNEANDALLLGYAMEGVRLAGAFGTYRQAATADAIKEDDGREIRIEAGDRIFVSLVSAAREEAYFPEASTVNPRRPIESYIHYGAGPHACLGKEISQVALVELFRALFRKKGLKRVPGALGELKKVPGPDGFFVYMTEDWGGVSPFPTSMKITWDNE
- a CDS encoding ABC multidrug transporter (similar to Coccidioides immitis RS XP_001240132.1), which codes for MDTLIGNQLCNVTFAPSVITLPASIGLLLLAPVRIFQLRNESVKVSFGKLAYAKLTFSSFLVLLKLAQLVVTVWTGFQRRVELLSLCASLIASVLLVRLSLAEHRQSINPSTLTAVYLLVVLCGNMIAGSQELVSSQRFNSRILSKALWCAEVLTQLVLLVLESQNKVKATLSPYKSTPPEDAAGMFSRTFWWWLMDLLAAGKHSNLRISDTPRLSESLQPRLARTGILQAWNKRAKSDDGYVLLKVVAGSLTKPLLSPIIPRVFVTIFRCSQPIIIARAITFVTNNQDGDIDSCEAFKIFFAAVTVYFGLAISNSMYVHRLNRLEVLIRASLVNLVYEKSLNLSHDGADAGRVVTIMSTDIDSVTDMGRLLHASWGQLFELVGGLVLLAKEVGWLFPVPVVTIFIASRMSRFVAQNVRSRTKTWNDATQARISTLSSILGSMRGVKAMGLSDAIKKHVENLRGKEIDGSKHVRWMQVAYNASANANGIFTPVITVVLYAILAASRGVPLDTKTAFTTVAILLLVTHPANMIMTIVPRVIGSLGNVDRIQSFLLESPRVDSRKIIHDDNYPTEREIETGIRLDDVTIRFSKKAAPTLSNIDLDLPKHSITICGGPTGCGKTTLAKAILGEVSPTQGVVTVSSSRIAYCDQRAWVPTGTIRQIICAFADVVDEKLYKEALRICCLDHDLQRLPDGNETVVGSRGFNLSGGQRQRLALARMVYSGASIAILDDPFSALDGTTESKVVKNLLGREGWFRKAKVTTFLITNAAQHFQYADRVVLLNNSRVAMQGDWRTLKNHSSEMQKFSFQETDSPNVESKSKVVNGTSKQAEKDAEQDLGRRVGDLSLYSYYIRSVGIWNFLLLVACTALFTLNIFTTYWFKLWTESDGNHTLYYISGYVLLTFIAWAATSANLWSTYILLAPRSGRLLHQSLLETTIAAPLQYFSSTDVGVILNRFSKDISLVDRQLPSALSALCAQIFKMLLQIILLAQVQRPLLAALPVCTLVVYLVQKVYLRTSRQLRVLELESHSSLNSWFLETTEGLLSIRAFNWIKPATDKNLENLETSIRPAYSLASLQCWLSLMLDLIVSCIAVGIIFIAAAWRSETSPGNIGVSLNLILIANTTLQRLVESFTQLEVSLGAIARLKEVEMTTPKEDKAGEDQVPESSWPETGRLTLSKFSAGYGDGHMVLKDLNLTVEEGRKLVICGRTGSGKTTIVLGLLRLIESSGSVEIDQHPLSRIPRNLVRSRAFITVPQEPFFLPDASLRFNLDPDGLASEEMLRGALQNVGIWDAVCGISRGIELDPLSQPVSNLQALSVGQLQLVSMASAVLKKNILSQGLEYADFGSDTLSPKPILLLDEATSSLDTTTEEVIYNIIENEFVACGYTVVIVAHRISVLAKTMRPGKDKVAWLQDGRVVKVGDYDEIAQLATSGVGDEE
- a CDS encoding Acyltransferase 3 (similar to Metarhizium robertsii ARSEF 23 XP_007820657.1), coding for MSATSNNIISLRRHDFDNLRTFLTGLVVVHHTAVAYGAPGGTPFKSTITRLAFPGAEIPLTISAAFNQSFFMGLFFWISGRMSAQSLERIDRDPNRTRWSFMKSKVLRLGLVAVVYSFLVQPFISLIPLKEWTYSSISGQLAGYFSTMRSVRGPVWYTTNLLLMDAITAFVAPAVETPSTADEKTETQIFENSSPKPPSWYTLLANYGWIGAAVVSFFVRLYYPVGTNLPITALQPAHGAQYVLAYTMGHASWRYGTSFISPFTLDDTDQEETDTESGGSLHNKSDSSTRSIITATLVSLTTLPLVWLPYLFRDTAENWVANSLTDVSGGWNYPAVIYAFWNEFSFVLLCPAFVKYFAAWYNKPASSSLFQAKYSYGAFLVHMLVSILPEIAFDRFLGYGGNNDALATNSVWRWLGPSVMTVVVGAVNVYGSFGVAKFCLDMFPSLRRFI